The Mesorhizobium sp. B1-1-8 genome contains a region encoding:
- a CDS encoding TetR/AcrR family transcriptional regulator, whose product MSVENPVRPKTSGRKRTNDPEGLRRRVLDVAEDSFQARGYHASSLGDLMAAAGVTGGALHHHFPTKKALALAVIEERVAAAVEETWIAPVLAAPSARRGVRAVFEAVAAELERQGFVRGCPLNNLAHELSLADPDFRSALARIFAGWRQAIAGKVRADQAAGGEIGTDPDRFAALMVAAYSGAMSMAKTAQDARILSECLNGLEEVERPPSQSVSVARRRRRVLRRQTIR is encoded by the coding sequence ATGTCAGTAGAGAATCCAGTCCGGCCCAAAACCTCGGGCCGCAAACGCACCAACGACCCCGAAGGCCTGCGCCGCCGCGTGCTCGACGTGGCCGAAGACTCCTTCCAGGCGCGCGGTTATCACGCTTCCAGCCTCGGCGACCTGATGGCGGCGGCCGGCGTTACCGGCGGCGCGCTGCATCACCATTTCCCGACCAAGAAGGCGCTGGCTTTGGCGGTGATCGAGGAACGGGTGGCGGCCGCGGTCGAAGAGACATGGATCGCGCCGGTGCTTGCGGCACCCTCGGCACGCCGAGGCGTGCGCGCAGTGTTCGAGGCAGTGGCGGCGGAACTGGAACGGCAGGGTTTCGTACGCGGCTGCCCGCTCAACAATTTGGCGCATGAATTGTCGCTTGCCGATCCGGATTTCCGCTCGGCCCTGGCACGGATTTTCGCCGGCTGGCGGCAAGCGATCGCCGGCAAGGTGCGGGCCGATCAGGCGGCCGGCGGAGAGATTGGGACTGATCCAGACCGCTTCGCCGCACTGATGGTCGCCGCCTATTCCGGCGCCATGTCGATGGCGAAAACCGCGCAGGATGCCAGGATACTGAGCGAGTGTCTGAACGGGTTGGAGGAGGTCGAGCGCCCGCCATCACAGAGCGTTTCGGTGGCAAGGCGTCGCCGCAGGGTGTTGCGACGGCAGACAATCCGTTGA
- a CDS encoding NIPSNAP family protein — protein sequence MAAALNDVSETSRLASPVVELRQYTLKPGRRETLIALFDREFIESQEATGMTIIGQFRDRDRPDMFVWLRGFEDMAARENALTAFYDGPVWAAHRDAANATMIDSDDVLLLRPAWRVGGFDLSGLRRPALGPAENPSSGSHLPGFIEIRIHYLRPGGEAGFAERFKAEAVPLFGANGARLLGALVSEHAENTFPRLPVRAGENVFIAVTGFDDETARADLTASPVWQAFLGRAEADLAKPTEILRLSPTARSLLR from the coding sequence ATGGCTGCTGCGCTGAATGATGTCTCGGAAACCTCTCGGCTTGCGTCGCCGGTGGTGGAGCTTCGTCAATACACGCTGAAGCCCGGCCGGCGCGAAACACTGATTGCGCTCTTCGACCGCGAGTTCATCGAGAGCCAGGAAGCCACCGGCATGACCATCATCGGCCAGTTCCGCGACCGCGACCGTCCCGACATGTTCGTCTGGTTGCGCGGTTTCGAGGACATGGCAGCCAGGGAGAACGCGCTGACCGCCTTCTATGACGGCCCGGTCTGGGCGGCGCATCGCGACGCCGCTAATGCGACGATGATCGATTCCGACGATGTGCTGCTGCTCAGACCCGCCTGGCGCGTCGGCGGCTTTGATTTGTCGGGGCTGCGGCGGCCGGCCTTGGGCCCAGCCGAAAATCCGAGCAGCGGGAGTCACTTGCCAGGTTTTATTGAGATCCGGATTCATTATTTGCGACCCGGTGGCGAGGCCGGTTTTGCCGAGCGTTTCAAAGCCGAAGCCGTACCGCTATTCGGCGCGAACGGCGCGCGGCTGCTCGGCGCCCTCGTCAGTGAGCATGCCGAAAATACGTTTCCGCGCTTGCCGGTGCGGGCGGGCGAGAACGTCTTCATCGCCGTCACCGGATTCGACGATGAAACCGCGCGAGCCGACCTTACCGCTTCGCCGGTATGGCAGGCTTTTCTGGGCCGGGCTGAAGCGGACCTCGCGAAGCCAACGGAAATTCTGCGGCTTTCACCGACAGCGCGATCGTTACTGCGCTAG
- a CDS encoding glutathione S-transferase family protein translates to MAEFTLHIGNKCFSSWSLRPWVAMRHLEIPFEEGFVRLRTPETAANLAKVSPTGMVPVLNHNGRIVWETLAILEYLADLFPEKKLWPDDLDARALARSVATEMHSGFREVRYGWPMNLRRPKAHKALDAEGEAQRARIEAIWRQCREQYGEGGPFLFGHFTAADAMYAPVVTRFDTYGGELAPVTRAYVDAVLATPAMRHWYAEAAKEPWSEPGPDE, encoded by the coding sequence TTGGCTGAATTCACCCTCCACATCGGCAACAAATGCTTTTCTTCTTGGTCGCTCAGGCCCTGGGTGGCGATGCGGCATCTGGAGATTCCGTTCGAGGAGGGCTTCGTGCGCCTGCGTACACCCGAAACCGCAGCCAACCTTGCCAAAGTTTCGCCGACAGGTATGGTGCCCGTGCTGAACCATAATGGCAGGATCGTCTGGGAAACCCTCGCCATTCTTGAATATCTGGCAGACCTGTTTCCGGAAAAGAAGCTTTGGCCGGACGATCTCGATGCCCGCGCGCTGGCGCGCTCGGTGGCGACCGAGATGCATTCCGGCTTCCGCGAGGTCCGCTACGGCTGGCCGATGAATTTGCGTCGTCCGAAGGCCCACAAGGCGCTCGATGCCGAGGGCGAGGCGCAACGGGCGCGCATCGAGGCGATCTGGCGGCAGTGCCGCGAGCAATATGGTGAGGGCGGGCCCTTTCTGTTCGGCCATTTCACCGCGGCGGACGCCATGTATGCGCCGGTCGTCACCCGCTTCGACACCTATGGCGGCGAGCTTGCGCCTGTCACCCGCGCCTATGTTGACGCCGTGCTGGCGACGCCGGCGATGCGGCATTGGTATGCCGAGGCGGCGAAGGAGCCGTGGTCGGAGCCTGGTCCGGACGAGTAA
- a CDS encoding DoxX family protein: protein MSINTSAAGTGAASNSSTTILLGRILLAVIFLLSGFGKLTAISGTAGYFGALGLPLPTVTAVVVGLIELLGGLAILVGFQTRIAAWVLAIFTIATGLVAHTGWADQMQMIQFLKNLAITGGFILLASSGAGAYSIDAKRG, encoded by the coding sequence ATGTCAATCAACACTTCCGCCGCCGGTACCGGCGCCGCATCCAACAGCTCCACCACGATCCTGCTCGGACGCATCCTGCTCGCCGTCATCTTCCTGCTTTCCGGCTTCGGCAAGCTCACAGCCATTTCCGGCACCGCTGGCTATTTCGGCGCCCTCGGCCTGCCGTTGCCGACCGTGACGGCGGTGGTTGTCGGTCTCATCGAACTGCTCGGCGGCCTTGCCATTCTCGTCGGTTTCCAGACGCGGATCGCCGCCTGGGTGCTCGCCATCTTCACGATTGCCACCGGGCTGGTCGCTCATACCGGCTGGGCCGACCAGATGCAGATGATCCAGTTCCTCAAGAACCTTGCCATCACCGGCGGCTTCATCCTGCTGGCCTCGTCGGGCGCCGGCGCCTATTCGATCGACGCCAAGCGCGGCTGA
- a CDS encoding CsbD family protein gives MVNLDQIAGVAKQVKGSVRQAVGRATGSRRMQVRGMADKAAGKVQKAFGDMKAAIKRVM, from the coding sequence ATGGTGAACCTGGACCAGATCGCGGGCGTGGCCAAGCAGGTGAAGGGCTCCGTCAGGCAGGCCGTCGGTAGAGCTACGGGAAGCCGTCGGATGCAAGTCAGGGGCATGGCCGACAAGGCCGCGGGCAAGGTGCAGAAGGCCTTTGGCGACATGAAAGCCGCGATCAAAAGAGTGATGTGA
- a CDS encoding SDR family NAD(P)-dependent oxidoreductase — translation MTSANSPLVGKVALVTGASSGIGEATAAALAEAGAKVAVAARRADRLQALAGRIEKTGGKALTIEADIAKDGDVTAMVDKVVAQWGRLDILVNNAGIMLLSPAAEASLEDWRRMIELNLLGLMATTKAALPHLKTAKGHIVNVSSVAGRVANPGATGYAATKFGVVAFSESLRREVYADKVRVTVIEPGLVRTELGDHITNAEFKAGLENRLATMEALTAGDIANAILYAVSQPPRVNVNEILIRPTDQER, via the coding sequence ATGACATCCGCTAATTCCCCACTCGTCGGCAAGGTTGCGCTCGTCACCGGCGCTTCGTCCGGCATCGGCGAGGCGACCGCCGCCGCCCTTGCCGAAGCCGGTGCCAAGGTGGCGGTAGCTGCCCGCCGTGCCGATCGCCTTCAAGCACTGGCCGGCCGCATCGAAAAGACCGGCGGTAAGGCGCTCACCATCGAAGCCGACATCGCCAAGGACGGCGATGTCACTGCCATGGTCGACAAGGTCGTCGCGCAATGGGGCAGGCTCGACATCCTCGTCAACAATGCCGGAATCATGCTGCTTTCGCCCGCTGCCGAGGCCAGTCTCGAGGATTGGCGCCGCATGATCGAGCTCAACCTGCTCGGCCTGATGGCCACGACCAAGGCCGCGCTGCCGCATCTGAAGACCGCCAAGGGCCACATCGTCAACGTGTCATCGGTGGCCGGCCGCGTCGCTAACCCAGGTGCGACCGGTTACGCGGCGACCAAGTTCGGCGTCGTCGCCTTTTCGGAGTCGCTGCGCCGCGAGGTCTATGCCGACAAGGTTCGCGTCACCGTCATCGAGCCCGGCCTGGTGCGCACCGAGCTCGGCGACCACATCACCAACGCGGAATTTAAGGCCGGACTGGAAAATCGCCTCGCCACCATGGAGGCGCTGACCGCCGGGGACATCGCCAACGCCATTCTCTACGCCGTCAGCCAGCCGCCGCGCGTCAACGTCAACGAGATCCTGATCCGTCCGACCGACCAGGAACGCTGA
- the fumC gene encoding class II fumarate hydratase: protein MSAEKTRTETDTFGPIEVAADRYWGAQAQRSLGNFKIGWEKQPASIVRALGIVKRAAAEVNIEMKRLDPAIGKAIVEASQEVIDGKLNEHFPLVVWQTGSGTQSNMNANEVISNRAIELLGGVLGSKKPVHPNDHVNMSQSSNDTYPTAMHIACAERIVHDLIPALHHLHKALAAKSRDFNHIIKIGRTHTQDATPLTLGQEFSGYAAQVGSSIKRIELTLPALQELAQGGTAVGTGLNAPVGFAEKVADRIATITGIAFVTAPNKFEALAAHDSMVFSHGAVNAAAAALFKIANDIRFLGSGPRSGLGELSLPENEPGSSIMPGKVNPTQCEALTQVCVQVFGNNAALTFAGSQGHFELNVYNPLMAYNFLQSVQLLADACVSFTDNCIVGIEAREDNIKAALDRSLMLVTALAPTIGYDNAAKIAKTAHKNGTTLREEALATGLVSEADYDRLVRPEDMTHPG from the coding sequence GTGAGCGCTGAGAAGACCAGAACCGAAACCGATACATTCGGTCCAATCGAGGTCGCGGCCGACCGCTACTGGGGCGCGCAGGCGCAGCGTTCGCTGGGCAATTTCAAGATCGGTTGGGAAAAGCAGCCGGCTTCGATCGTGCGGGCCCTGGGCATCGTCAAGCGCGCCGCGGCCGAGGTCAACATCGAGATGAAGCGGCTTGATCCTGCGATCGGCAAGGCGATCGTCGAGGCGTCGCAGGAAGTGATCGACGGTAAGCTCAACGAGCATTTTCCGCTGGTTGTCTGGCAGACCGGCTCCGGCACCCAATCCAACATGAACGCCAACGAGGTGATCTCCAACCGGGCGATCGAATTGCTCGGCGGCGTCTTGGGCTCGAAGAAGCCGGTGCACCCCAACGACCACGTCAATATGAGCCAATCGTCGAACGACACCTACCCGACGGCCATGCATATCGCCTGCGCCGAGCGGATCGTGCATGATTTGATCCCTGCCCTGCACCATTTGCACAAGGCGCTCGCCGCCAAGAGCCGGGACTTCAATCACATCATCAAGATCGGCCGCACCCACACGCAGGACGCAACCCCGCTGACGCTGGGCCAGGAATTTTCAGGCTATGCCGCGCAGGTCGGCTCGTCGATCAAGCGCATCGAATTGACCCTGCCCGCCCTACAGGAACTGGCGCAGGGCGGCACCGCCGTCGGCACCGGCCTCAACGCGCCGGTCGGCTTTGCCGAGAAGGTGGCGGACCGCATCGCCACTATTACCGGCATAGCCTTCGTCACGGCGCCGAACAAGTTCGAGGCGCTGGCCGCCCATGATTCCATGGTGTTCTCGCACGGCGCCGTCAACGCGGCGGCGGCGGCGCTGTTCAAGATCGCCAACGACATCCGCTTCCTCGGCTCCGGCCCGCGCTCTGGCCTCGGCGAGCTGTCGCTGCCGGAAAACGAGCCCGGTTCCTCGATCATGCCGGGCAAGGTCAATCCGACCCAGTGTGAGGCGTTGACGCAGGTCTGCGTGCAGGTGTTCGGCAACAATGCGGCGCTGACCTTTGCCGGCAGCCAGGGCCATTTCGAGCTCAATGTCTACAATCCGCTGATGGCCTACAATTTCCTGCAATCGGTGCAGCTGCTCGCCGACGCCTGCGTGTCCTTCACCGACAATTGCATCGTCGGCATCGAAGCGCGTGAGGACAACATCAAAGCGGCGCTCGACCGCTCGCTGATGCTGGTGACGGCGCTCGCGCCGACCATCGGCTACGACAATGCCGCCAAGATCGCCAAGACCGCGCACAAGAACGGCACGACGCTGCGCGAGGAGGCGCTCGCCACCGGGCTGGTCAGCGAAGCCGATTACGACCGGCTGGTCCGGCCCGAGGACATGACGCATCCGGGGTGA
- a CDS encoding SRPBCC domain-containing protein has product MMASNDRPHAIADVSAGTVLAAVTIAVPPERVFRAITAENQIPLWWGADSIYRTTRHTADIRPGGAWRSEGRGADGHEFHVQGEYIEVEPPHRLAMTWKAPWDGDNVTTVTYTLEAVENGTRLTLRHEGFGPRKDACRDHGHGWERVLGWLSDFLAGETGIKAPGIFHCRLIPPRPDFAYTLTDDEKALMKQHSDYLRGKLGEGGVILFGPVADPAGPWGLGIVRAKDEAAARALTDADPTVQSGRGFRYEILPMMSTIM; this is encoded by the coding sequence ATGATGGCCAGCAACGACAGACCGCATGCGATTGCAGATGTTTCCGCCGGAACCGTCCTTGCCGCGGTGACGATCGCCGTGCCGCCCGAACGTGTCTTCCGCGCCATCACCGCCGAGAACCAGATCCCGCTCTGGTGGGGCGCGGACTCGATATACCGGACGACCAGACACACGGCCGATATCAGGCCGGGCGGCGCCTGGCGCTCGGAGGGCAGGGGCGCCGACGGCCATGAGTTCCATGTCCAGGGCGAGTATATCGAGGTCGAGCCGCCGCACCGCCTGGCCATGACCTGGAAGGCGCCATGGGATGGCGACAATGTCACCACCGTCACCTACACGCTGGAAGCGGTGGAGAACGGCACCCGGCTAACGCTGCGCCACGAAGGCTTTGGCCCGCGCAAGGACGCCTGCCGCGACCATGGCCATGGCTGGGAACGCGTGCTGGGCTGGCTGAGCGATTTCCTCGCCGGCGAGACCGGCATCAAGGCGCCCGGCATTTTCCATTGCCGGCTGATCCCGCCGCGCCCTGACTTCGCCTACACCCTGACCGATGACGAAAAGGCGTTGATGAAGCAGCACTCCGACTATCTTCGTGGCAAATTGGGTGAGGGCGGCGTCATCCTGTTCGGCCCGGTCGCCGATCCCGCCGGCCCATGGGGTCTCGGCATCGTGCGCGCTAAGGACGAGGCCGCCGCCAGGGCACTGACGGACGCCGACCCGACCGTCCAGTCGGGCCGCGGCTTCCGCTATGAGATCCTGCCGATGATGAGCACGATCATGTAG
- a CDS encoding ArsR/SmtB family transcription factor, producing MPQAEQDSSVFRAIADPTRRAILDRLRQGPAPVNELASAFSQSRPAISKHLRVLRELRVVSEQKIGRKRLYRLEPAELKDIADWILPYRDFWQQSLGNLKSYLENE from the coding sequence ATGCCGCAGGCTGAGCAGGACAGTTCCGTCTTTCGCGCCATCGCCGACCCGACGCGGCGCGCTATCCTCGACCGGCTGCGGCAGGGGCCGGCGCCGGTCAACGAACTGGCCTCCGCCTTCTCGCAGAGCCGGCCGGCGATTTCCAAGCATCTCAGGGTACTGCGCGAACTGCGCGTCGTTTCCGAGCAGAAAATCGGCCGCAAGCGGCTCTACCGGCTGGAGCCGGCGGAGCTGAAGGACATCGCCGACTGGATCCTGCCCTATCGCGATTTCTGGCAACAGAGCCTCGGCAATCTGAAATCCTATCTGGAGAACGAATGA